TCGTGTGGCGATTGAGCAGGTCGCTATCCGAGGCTCCGTTTGCGACGCAGATCGTTGACCGTGTTGCATTCTGCAGGATCTTCTGTGATGCGAATCACTCGTCTCTAGTGTTCGCGGGCCCTCGCTGTCAGTGAGGGCTGAGATCGTGCCTTCGTGAGCGAACTGGTTGAACATGACCGCGTGTTGGGAGTCGTCGAGCGGGATGAGGCGGTGCGTGAGAACTGGCCGCATCGCATTGCAGCGACGATCTGTCGTGGTGGCCAGCAGGTTGAGCACATCGCGGTCACTGCGCTGGGTCTTCGGCGCCGCCGCTGCCATCGGTTCGAGCTTCGCGTCGATGCTGGCGAAGAATTCGGTCAGGCTCCGGGCTCCCGGCCCGGATGGGAGGACGCCCTGCTGGTAGTTCAGCGGCGCGTCGATCCGCCGGGCGCTCGACGATCGCGGCGCGGTCCCGCGCGGGCAGGCCCGCGTCAGGTCGAGTTGCTGCCGCTGGCTTGAGCCGGCCGTGGTCGTCAGGCCGGCATCAGGCAAAGGAGCCGGAACGTGGCTGCCTACCCGTGATCGTCTGCACTGCCGGCCCGGGTGGAGCGGTCGAGGAGGCGTACGGCGAAGTCGATGGCGCGGTCCGCTCGTGCGCGGTCCCCGGAGATGAGGAGATCGAGCTGCAGGCCCCGCACCTGCGCGAGGACAAGGGTGGACAATGCGGAGGCATCCTCGGGCGGCCAGCCGTCCGCGGCAAGCCTGTTGGCGATGATCCCGATCCAGTCGTGGACGATCGACCGGGAGAGTTTCTCGTCTTCCCCGGACCTCTCCCCGTGATGTCCGACGAATTCGAAAAGCAGGAGGAACTGGCGCTGTTCCTGCGGTTCGCACAGCCGACGCCATAGCGCCCTGACGAGTTCGGCCGTCGAGTGTGCCTCACGGAGTTCCACGTCCGACATCAGCCATGCGGCCAGATCCGTGCGGACCTTCTCCGCGATGGCCAGGAGCAGTTCGTCCTTCGAGGAGAAGTGCCGTAGCAGTGTCGCGTGGGTGACACCGAGCGCCTGCGCCACGGGGCGCAGGGACAGGCCGCTGACGCCGTGTTCAAGGACGTACTCGGTCGCCGCGGCCAGCAACTCGGGCCGCCGGTGCTGGAACCGGAGGGTGCGCCCGTCGACGCGGGAAGAACTCATCGCTGCCTTCCCCTACTCGTGTCAATGGAACTTTAACAGTACCACCCGGTTGCCCTAACCAAGTGGTACTGCTACTTTCGGTATCGCAGCCGGGTCCTCCGGCCCCCAGGACGAGCCCACCCCAGCAGTGGTGTCGGCCCGCCCGCTCCCCCTATCTCCTTCCGGATCCCTCGTTCCACTCGAAGGACGGCAATGACTGATCAGAAGCGCATGACCCTGCCCGACCTCGGCCTCTTCACCGGCGCGCCGCAGCACGAGCACTTCTGCCGGATGAAGGACCTCCTCGACACCCGCGAGATGGCCCCCTCCGCGCAGCCTCATCCCTGGCCACACGGTGAGACGACCCCCCTGCCGGAGACCTACGACTACGACGGCACCTCACGGCCGACCAAGGAGTTCCTGGCCCGCACCGACACGTCCGCACTGCTCGTGCTCGTCGACGGGGTCATCAGACACGAGAGCTACTTCCTGACCGGTGGCCCGGACGTGCAGTGGCTGTCCATGTCGGTCTCCAAGAGCTTCATCTCCGCGCTCGTCGGTATAGCGGTCGCCGAGGGGCACATCACGAGCATCGACGAGCCCATCAGCTCCTACGTGCCGGTGCAGCCCGGTTCCGCGTACGACGGTGTGTCCATCAAGGACGTGCTCCAGATGTCTTCCGGCGCCCGGTGGAACGAGGACTACAACGACCCGACCTCCGACATCTACCGGCTCACCGCCGCGACGGCGGGCATCGGCGGCACGCTCGACGACTTCGTCGCCCACATGGTGCGCGAGAGCGGGCCCGGCACCGTCTGTCGCTACAACTCCGGCGAGACGCAGGTACTTGGCGCCTTGGTGGCCCGCGCCACCAGCCGACCGGTCGCCGACTACATGAGCGAGAAGCTGTGCGGGCCGCTCGGCATGACGTCGGCGGGTTACTGGCTGCTGGACCCTGCCGGGACGGAACTCGCCTTCGGCGGGCTCAATCTGACCGCCCGCGACTTCGCCAGGCTCGGAGAGCTGTACCGCAACGGAGGTGTGTGGCAGGGCCGGCAGATCGTGCCCGCGCAGTGGGTGCGCGACTCGGTCACCGTGACCGCGCCGCATCTTCGACCCGGCCGCCCCCTTGTCGGCGGCCAGCAAGCCGATGGGGTCGGCTACGGCTACCAGTGGTGGCTCCCGGCGGGAGACCGTGGCGAGTTCAGCGCGGTCGGCGTCTACAACCAGTTCGTCTACGTCGATCCGGTCAGCCGGACCACCATCGTGAAGCTCTCGGCCAGCCGCCGGTACGGGACGTCCCTGGACGAAGCCACCAGCGGCGAGGAGGAGACCATCGCCTTCCTGCGCGCGATCGCCCGGCACGGCCACTGAGCTTGCCCTACCTTCTTACAGGCCCCAGCCCCGTGGACAGGGGCAAGCCCGGTTCCAGGATGCACGTCCTGTCGGACGCGGCCGGACTGCCCCTGGTCGTCGGCGTCTCCGCCGCCAACACCCACGACAGCCAAGGCCTGAAGCCCATGGTGGCCGGTCTCCAATCGAGACACGACCCCCACCGCGGCTGGAACCAAAAACCCCGCAAACTCCACGCCGACAAGGCAGTACGACACACCTGAACTGCGGAAGTGGCTGCGCGGTAAACGCATCGGCGTCCGCATCGCCCGCAAAGGCATCGAGTCCAGCGAACGGCTCGGACGCCGAAGGTGGGTCATCGAGCGCACCATGTCGTGGCCGACCAGCTACCGCAGACTCAACCACCGCTACGAACGCCACCCCCGCAACTACCTGGCCTTTCTCTGCCTCGCCGCGGCACTGTGCTGCTACAAGCGACTTCTCCGGCTCACCACATAGGACACCGTCTTACTCCCAGCGCGGCGGTCCGGTGGACAGCGAGGCGGTCTGGCGTCTTGCGCCCAGACCGCCTCGCTCCACACGGCTTGGAAGAGGTGACCGCGCCGCCCGTGCCCGCTCACCCAGCCCGGGACGGAATGACGGGTCGGGTCCACCCGGAAGGCCGGGGTCTGTCGGGTACCGGCCTTCACGGCGCTCATCAGTGGCGGGCTGATCGGAGTTGTGTGCTGTTCGGCGGCCGGGCGGGACTGCAGGGCATTGCCGTGACCGCAGTCGCTGTCACCGTGTTCTGTGATTCGCGGGGCGGTGTTCCTGGGGGTGTACAGATGAGCCGGATTGGCTGGTCTATTGTGGCTGTGCTCGTACGACCCTTGGATTGGTGATGATGAGGCTGCCAGCGGCACGCGGACCGGCGCTCGCCGGTTTCCGCGCCGTGCTGGGCCTGCTCGTTGCCGTGGTGGCGCTGTTGTGCGTGTCCAGCCAGGCGGAGCAGGCAGATCACAGTGCCGCGCCGACGCCAGCTGGGTTTTCTGCCGACGTCGAACAGTTGCAGTTTCAGGAGCGGGTCTCGCTCGTTGTGGAAGGTGACGTTTCCGCGCCGCCGTGCGGTAAGAAGATGGTCCTCGAGCGGCGCGCCCCTCGCGTTGACAGCCATTCCTTCGTGACTGTCTCGTCATGCCTGTCCGCCCAGGACCTGGCATTCATGCCGGGGTCAGAGTTCGACTTCCGGGCCTCGCCCGCGGGGCCCGCACCGCCTCGCCCGTCTGCGCTTCACTCCGTTCTGCGGATTTAGACCGACCGCTGCGTCGTGTCCCTGAATCCGATGGAACGGAGTAACTGAACATGTCTTCTTCCCCGCGCTCACTGAGCCGGGCGGGTATGGCGCTACGCGGTTGGCGGCCCCGGCAGTGGGCCACGGCCGGCGCCGGCGCACTGATGACCGCAGTAGTGGTCGGCGTGCCAACCGATGTGGTCCCCAGCCCGCTGTTCTCCCGGTCGGTTCCGGTGCAGTGGTGGAACTATCCGGCACTTGCCGTCACCGCCGTCCTGGCCGGCGGCCTCGTGCTGGGCACCTATGTGCGCCAGCCCGCCACGACCGGAACGGAGCAAGCTCCGCGCGGCAACCGTCTGGGGTGGCTGGGCGGCCTGCTGTCGTTCCTGGCAGTTGGCTGCCCGGTCTGCAACAAAGTCGTCCTGCTGCTGCTCGGTGCCTCCGGGGCGCTCAGCTACTGGGCGCCTCTGCAGCCGCTGGTGGCTCTCGTCTCTGCCGCCCTGCTCGCCGAAGCCGCGCTGCGTCGTTTGTCGGCACAGGCTGCGTGCCCCGTGCCGGCTTTCGTCTGAGGTCAGGCGCCCCTTCTTCGCTCTTCCTCCGCCTTGGGAGATGTGCTGTGTGAATTATTCGCTGTGACGTGACGAGGAACGTCCATAGGGTTCGCGCATGGGAAACGAGAGTGAGTGGGACGTTCAAGCGGCCATTGAGGCGGAGATGCGGCTTCTCGACGCTGACGTGCGTGCTTCGCCGGTCCTGGTCTCGGAGCTCCTGGACCCGGAGTTTCTCGAGATCGGGGCGTCGGGGCGGCGGTGGGACGCGACGTCGATTCTCACGGTGACCAGCGACGGTTCGGTGGTCCCCGAAGCTCCGGTCAAGGTCAGCGAGATGTCAGGGGTCGTGCTCGCTCCCGGCATCGTTCACCTGACGTACTTCGCTGACCACAGCGGGCGCCGGGCATGGCGGAGCTCCGTGTGGCGTCTGACGGAAGTGGGCTGGCGTATGTACTTCCACCAGGGCACGCCGGCCGACGATGGCGCACGCCGACCTTAGGCGAGGTTGCGCAACGGGTTGCCCAACGGGTTGCGCAACGGGTGGTGCTGACCTGTTGCGCAACAGGGGGCCCGAGGTTGCGGGCGGCGTCATGAAGGGGGGTGTGATGGTGCGGCTGCGCCGGATCGCGGTGACCGGACTGATGTCGAACCTGTGGGGGAGCTTGGATGGTGACGGTACGTAAAGTGTGCGCGGCCCCCTCTGCCGAACCCCGGCCCCGCAGGCAAGCTCCCTTCCGCCCCAGTGAAGAACGGACCGGCCCACCTGCGCACTGCGCAGATACATCGAGCCACACCATGCGGTGAAACACCCTTCGACCAGCCTGAACGCGTCTGTGGCCGGTGGGTCGGGGTCAGGAGGCGGGCAGGACCTTCCAGGAGCCGGTGCCGGTGCCGCGGTCCCAGTAGTGGCTGGTGGATACGTCGTACTTGGCTCCGCCCTGCTGGTTGGACAGGCCGTTGGTGTCGAGGAAGCCGCCGTTGGCGGAGCCGTAGTCGTTGAGCAGGTGCACGATGTCGTTGGTGCGGATACGGCCGTTGGTGGGGGAGGAAGTCTTGCCGAAGATGTGCCACTTGCCGGTGCCGGGGCCGCGGTCCTTGGTGGCGGTGGTGGACACGTCGTACTTGGCACCGGAGCGGGCGGAGCGCCCGTTGGTGTCCAGGTAGGTGCCGCTGGAGTACTGGTTGACGAGGTAGACGACGTCGCCGCTGGTGACGCGGGTGCCGTTGGCCTTGCCGGTTGCGGAGACGATCTTCCAGACCGACGTCTTGGGGCCGCGGCTGTTGGGGGTCTCGTTGGTGCTCACGTCGTAGGTGGCGCCGGACTGCGCAGAGCGTCCGTTGGTGTCCAGGTAGCCGCCGTCGCCCTGGTACTGGTTCTGCAGCAGGAAGTCGCTGCCGTAGGTCAGTTCGTTCGGGGCCACGGAGCCGGCCGCCGCGGTCGGAGCGGTGAACGTGGCGGCCGCGGCGGCCAGAGCGGCCGTGGCCGCGAGGACGGGCATGGCGAAGCGGATGCG
The sequence above is drawn from the Streptomyces sp. NBC_01591 genome and encodes:
- a CDS encoding TetR/AcrR family transcriptional regulator, with amino-acid sequence MSSSRVDGRTLRFQHRRPELLAAATEYVLEHGVSGLSLRPVAQALGVTHATLLRHFSSKDELLLAIAEKVRTDLAAWLMSDVELREAHSTAELVRALWRRLCEPQEQRQFLLLFEFVGHHGERSGEDEKLSRSIVHDWIGIIANRLAADGWPPEDASALSTLVLAQVRGLQLDLLISGDRARADRAIDFAVRLLDRSTRAGSADDHG
- a CDS encoding serine hydrolase domain-containing protein produces the protein MTDQKRMTLPDLGLFTGAPQHEHFCRMKDLLDTREMAPSAQPHPWPHGETTPLPETYDYDGTSRPTKEFLARTDTSALLVLVDGVIRHESYFLTGGPDVQWLSMSVSKSFISALVGIAVAEGHITSIDEPISSYVPVQPGSAYDGVSIKDVLQMSSGARWNEDYNDPTSDIYRLTAATAGIGGTLDDFVAHMVRESGPGTVCRYNSGETQVLGALVARATSRPVADYMSEKLCGPLGMTSAGYWLLDPAGTELAFGGLNLTARDFARLGELYRNGGVWQGRQIVPAQWVRDSVTVTAPHLRPGRPLVGGQQADGVGYGYQWWLPAGDRGEFSAVGVYNQFVYVDPVSRTTIVKLSASRRYGTSLDEATSGEEETIAFLRAIARHGH
- a CDS encoding nuclear transport factor 2 family protein, encoding MGNESEWDVQAAIEAEMRLLDADVRASPVLVSELLDPEFLEIGASGRRWDATSILTVTSDGSVVPEAPVKVSEMSGVVLAPGIVHLTYFADHSGRRAWRSSVWRLTEVGWRMYFHQGTPADDGARRP